From a region of the Thermosipho melanesiensis BI429 genome:
- the trpS gene encoding tryptophan--tRNA ligase — protein MRILSGMRPTGKLHIGHLFGALQSWVKLQNEGHECFYFVADWHALTTHYNETDEIVKNSVELVKSYLAVGIDPEKSTIFIQSEIKEHAELTLLFSMFVSVSRLERVPTYKEIKQQLKDKDLSNAGFLIYPVLQASDILIYLAEGVPVGEDQVYHIELTREIARRFNYLYKEVFTEPQPILSKVPKLLGTDGRKMSKSYGNIIPLITEEENLKKMVMPMVTDPARKRRTDPGNPENCPVWNYHKAFGISDEEAEWVKDGCTTAKIGCVDCKKLLLKNMKEKLEPIWDRYNTLTDDYVRNVINDGNQKARNVARKTMEKVRDAMKLDYKFLRK, from the coding sequence ATGAGAATACTAAGCGGAATGAGACCAACAGGTAAATTACATATTGGACACCTTTTTGGTGCATTACAGTCTTGGGTAAAGCTTCAAAATGAAGGCCATGAATGTTTTTACTTTGTAGCAGATTGGCATGCTCTAACAACACATTATAACGAAACAGATGAAATAGTTAAAAATTCTGTTGAACTTGTTAAATCATACCTTGCTGTGGGAATTGACCCAGAAAAATCTACAATATTTATCCAATCAGAAATAAAGGAACATGCAGAACTTACACTTTTGTTCTCCATGTTTGTCTCTGTATCAAGGCTTGAAAGAGTTCCAACATACAAAGAAATAAAACAACAATTGAAAGATAAAGATTTATCAAACGCTGGATTTTTAATATATCCCGTTCTTCAAGCATCTGATATACTCATTTACCTTGCTGAAGGAGTACCGGTGGGAGAAGATCAAGTTTATCATATTGAACTTACAAGAGAAATTGCAAGAAGATTTAACTATCTTTATAAAGAAGTCTTTACAGAACCTCAACCTATTCTATCAAAGGTTCCAAAACTTCTTGGAACTGATGGCAGAAAAATGAGCAAAAGTTATGGAAACATCATACCACTTATTACAGAAGAAGAAAATTTAAAAAAGATGGTCATGCCTATGGTAACTGATCCTGCAAGAAAAAGAAGAACAGACCCTGGAAATCCCGAAAATTGTCCAGTATGGAATTATCACAAAGCTTTTGGAATAAGTGATGAAGAAGCTGAATGGGTAAAAGATGGGTGTACAACCGCAAAAATTGGTTGCGTAGATTGCAAAAAACTCTTGCTAAAAAATATGAAAGAAAAACTGGAACCTATTTGGGACAGGTATAATACATTAACAGATGACTATGTTAGGAATGTTATAAACGATGGAAATCAAAAAGCAAGAAATGTTGCAAGAAAAACCATGGAAAAAGTAAGAGATGCCATGAAACTTGATTATAAATTCTTGAGGAAGTGA
- a CDS encoding mechanosensitive ion channel family protein — protein MKTFLSTELWNEIILSTITIILSYFIYKYLDKFIQKSLKAFGKDVKAPKTIRFFIGLIVSVFAILVLLSIWNIDLLPYITGLGISGIIIGLALQEPLTNFVSGILVMTTRKLFEGEVVDVNGISGIVDQIKINHSYLKTFDGKLVLIPNKNVWSGTVTKFWPGPVRRVTMDVGVSYDCNLETVIQLLHKAIDEEALVVKDGVSNFIAFKQFGSSSIDFTVYFWVERNSYFDAVNALAMRIKKIFDEHNIEIPFTQIDIHTK, from the coding sequence ATGAAAACTTTTTTATCAACAGAATTGTGGAATGAAATTATACTATCAACTATTACTATAATTCTTTCGTATTTTATATACAAATATTTAGATAAATTTATACAAAAATCTTTAAAGGCATTTGGTAAAGACGTAAAAGCTCCAAAGACGATACGTTTTTTCATTGGATTAATTGTTTCTGTTTTTGCAATATTAGTACTTTTAAGTATCTGGAATATTGATTTATTACCTTACATTACTGGACTTGGAATCTCTGGGATTATTATTGGACTTGCATTGCAGGAACCCCTTACAAACTTTGTATCTGGTATACTAGTTATGACAACAAGAAAATTATTTGAAGGAGAAGTTGTAGACGTTAACGGAATAAGCGGAATAGTAGACCAGATAAAAATCAACCACAGTTACTTAAAAACATTTGATGGAAAATTGGTTCTTATTCCCAACAAAAATGTTTGGAGTGGAACAGTAACAAAATTCTGGCCAGGTCCAGTAAGAAGAGTAACCATGGATGTAGGTGTATCATATGACTGCAATCTTGAAACCGTAATACAATTGTTACATAAAGCCATAGATGAAGAAGCACTTGTTGTAAAAGATGGTGTTAGTAACTTTATAGCTTTCAAACAATTTGGTTCAAGTTCAATTGACTTTACAGTATACTTTTGGGTAGAAAGAAATTCATATTTTGATGCGGTTAATGCTCTTGCAATGAGAATAAAAAAGATTTTTGACGAGCATAATATAGAAATTCCATTTACACAAATTGATATTCACACAAAATAA
- a CDS encoding methyl-accepting chemotaxis protein — protein sequence MFRNMSIKSKLWLLIILASVVPLVIISTVAIVNSFQVGKELGMESLKAIARQGSSNLDNFLKGYINLVDFLSTDANVMGAYENKYDEVTWMMKTFKNIKEKYPDALWIYMGLSDKKFYIYPESDDLPPDYDPTVRPWYKDAVKNKGNVVITEPYADASTGDIVITVAKAVVVNGKINGVVAIDFKASDLAKKLLSAKYGKDGYSYLLSSDGKTLLHSDNSKIGKSVANFDWFKKIKDKQEGAIEYEYEGVKKVVGFSKTENGWIFASVALQSEVNKKAIEIMIVLIIISLIAITIAFVFGTITGSSIVKPINKLVEIIEKVGQGDLSNRAVITSKDEVGHMANELNKALDNLSNLISEVNQNSVKLNKNAEKLSALSEAQEEEVTTLTQNIEEINYEIQNASSAIEETTSGVEEVAASAQNVSKTSQDLTEKATEVSHAAKNSEKAIDTINKIINNIMDKSLSMSEKVDLLSDNAKNIGEIVETISSIAEQTNLLALNAAIEAARAGEAGKGFAVVADEIRKLAEESKIATDKITSILKNIQNGSEAVRKETDDMVEIVTNASKESENVTVNLRGILAQISDISGMIENLAAIAQEQSAAAEEMASAMDVASRNITSVAEKMETVVETAKMQLEKTTEVKNAGDELSEISKKLYDEVQKFKF from the coding sequence ATGTTTAGGAATATGTCCATTAAATCTAAACTGTGGTTACTTATTATTTTAGCATCAGTTGTTCCTCTTGTGATTATTTCAACAGTAGCTATAGTAAATTCATTCCAAGTTGGGAAAGAACTTGGAATGGAATCATTAAAAGCCATTGCCAGGCAAGGTTCTTCAAACCTAGATAACTTTTTAAAAGGGTATATAAACCTTGTTGATTTTCTTTCAACTGATGCAAATGTAATGGGTGCTTATGAAAATAAATACGATGAAGTTACTTGGATGATGAAAACGTTTAAAAATATAAAAGAAAAATATCCCGATGCTCTTTGGATATATATGGGACTTTCCGATAAAAAATTCTACATTTATCCTGAAAGTGATGACCTTCCACCAGATTATGATCCAACAGTACGACCATGGTACAAAGATGCCGTTAAAAACAAGGGAAATGTGGTTATCACTGAACCATATGCAGATGCATCAACAGGTGATATAGTTATAACAGTTGCAAAAGCTGTTGTAGTCAACGGTAAAATCAACGGAGTTGTGGCAATAGACTTTAAAGCATCAGATCTTGCAAAAAAACTTTTATCAGCTAAATATGGAAAAGACGGTTATTCATATCTTTTATCAAGCGATGGAAAAACATTACTCCATTCTGACAACTCCAAAATTGGAAAAAGTGTGGCAAATTTTGATTGGTTTAAAAAGATAAAAGACAAACAAGAAGGTGCAATTGAATATGAATATGAAGGCGTAAAGAAAGTAGTTGGATTTTCTAAAACGGAAAATGGATGGATATTCGCATCTGTTGCACTTCAAAGTGAGGTTAACAAAAAAGCCATCGAGATTATGATAGTACTTATTATCATCTCATTAATTGCTATTACTATTGCATTTGTATTTGGTACAATCACTGGAAGTTCCATTGTAAAACCAATAAACAAACTCGTTGAAATAATTGAAAAAGTAGGACAAGGCGATCTCTCAAATAGAGCAGTTATAACCTCAAAAGACGAAGTTGGACATATGGCAAATGAGCTAAACAAAGCACTTGATAATCTTTCAAATTTAATATCAGAAGTTAACCAAAATTCCGTAAAACTAAACAAAAATGCAGAAAAACTTTCAGCACTTTCAGAAGCACAGGAAGAAGAAGTTACAACACTTACCCAAAACATCGAAGAAATAAATTACGAAATTCAAAATGCTTCATCTGCAATTGAAGAAACAACAAGTGGTGTGGAAGAGGTTGCAGCAAGTGCACAAAATGTCTCTAAAACATCTCAAGATTTAACTGAAAAAGCAACAGAAGTATCACACGCAGCTAAAAATAGTGAAAAAGCAATAGATACAATTAATAAAATCATAAATAATATCATGGATAAATCCCTTTCTATGTCAGAAAAGGTTGATTTACTATCAGATAATGCAAAAAACATTGGAGAAATTGTTGAAACCATTTCCAGTATCGCAGAACAAACAAACTTACTTGCACTCAATGCTGCAATAGAAGCAGCAAGAGCAGGTGAGGCAGGAAAAGGTTTTGCCGTTGTTGCAGACGAAATTAGAAAATTGGCAGAGGAAAGTAAGATTGCAACGGATAAAATAACCTCAATCTTAAAAAACATACAAAATGGTTCTGAAGCTGTGAGAAAAGAAACAGACGACATGGTTGAAATTGTTACAAATGCAAGTAAAGAAAGTGAGAATGTAACAGTAAACCTCAGAGGTATACTAGCGCAAATTTCTGATATTTCAGGAATGATTGAAAATCTAGCCGCAATAGCCCAAGAACAAAGTGCTGCAGCAGAAGAAATGGCAAGTGCCATGGATGTTGCAAGTAGAAATATAACAAGTGTTGCAGAAAAAATGGAAACAGTTGTCGAAACAGCCAAAATGCAACTTGAAAAAACTACCGAAGTTAAGAATGCAGGTGATGAACTATCTGAAATCTCTAAAAAGCTGTACGATGAAGTTCAAAAATTTAAATTCTAA
- a CDS encoding IS3 family transposase: protein MLTAKMLKEKGIIQSMSRKGVPQDNGPAESFFSHLKEEVVRINGEKTKEEYKKLIEEYIRFYNEERYQARLKNMAPVEYRNHAV, encoded by the coding sequence ATGTTGACAGCAAAGATGTTAAAAGAAAAAGGAATAATCCAAAGCATGTCAAGAAAAGGTGTACCACAAGACAATGGACCAGCAGAAAGTTTTTTCAGTCATCTTAAAGAAGAAGTAGTAAGAATAAATGGGGAAAAAACAAAAGAAGAATACAAAAAGCTAATAGAAGAATATATACGATTCTACAATGAAGAAAGATACCAAGCAAGATTAAAAAACATGGCTCCGGTGGAATACCGAAACCATGCTGTTTGA
- a CDS encoding IS3 family transposase encodes MKDIYFKCKGIYGYSRITMVLNRKGRKINHKKVYRDGAVCKNKKKESHTQINKHNI; translated from the coding sequence ATCAAAGATATATACTTCAAATGCAAAGGGATATACGGATATAGTAGAATAACAATGGTATTAAATAGGAAAGGAAGGAAAATAAATCACAAGAAAGTATATCGAGATGGGGCTGTATGCAAGAATAAGAAAAAAGAATCACATACGCAAATTAACAAGCACAATATATAG
- a CDS encoding transposase gives MTKKGQKFKKYPSELKYQVVKLFIEENLPKKTIASLLGISPDRVRLWIKNYLLYGEAECKRGKPKKESFEEEMERLRAENAYLKLLMKKFLRKEIVKKLK, from the coding sequence TTGACGAAGAAAGGGCAAAAATTCAAAAAGTATCCTTCTGAGCTAAAATATCAGGTTGTTAAACTTTTCATTGAAGAAAATCTTCCTAAGAAGACTATTGCTTCTCTTTTGGGTATTTCGCCAGATAGAGTTCGTCTTTGGATTAAGAATTATCTTTTGTATGGTGAAGCAGAATGTAAAAGAGGTAAACCAAAGAAAGAATCTTTTGAAGAAGAGATGGAAAGATTACGAGCTGAAAATGCTTATTTAAAGCTTTTGATGAAAAAATTCTTGAGGAAGGAAATAGTAAAAAAATTGAAGTAA
- the flgM gene encoding flagellar biosynthesis anti-sigma factor FlgM, whose amino-acid sequence MDIKKIGGYGYIQGINKKHIEKINRKDFKASDFSSSLEIKKLLKDAKEIPEVRQELVDKLKDAIKNGTFKVDPEKIAKSILGG is encoded by the coding sequence ATGGATATAAAAAAAATAGGTGGATATGGATACATTCAAGGAATTAACAAGAAACATATAGAAAAAATAAATAGGAAGGATTTTAAAGCTTCTGACTTTTCCTCTTCTTTGGAAATAAAAAAGTTACTAAAAGATGCCAAGGAAATTCCCGAAGTAAGGCAAGAATTAGTTGATAAACTAAAAGACGCTATTAAAAATGGCACATTTAAGGTTGACCCAGAAAAAATTGCAAAATCCATATTAGGAGGATAA
- the flgK gene encoding flagellar hook-associated protein FlgK yields MPDISLFGALNTGLLGIYTSKLAMNVVSHNIANANTPGFSRQVPIIRTMPPIPATTLTQPSVPLQIGTGSKVKDIKRIRDQFLDIQYRQVNNKYNYWDSITSNLHFIEQLLAEPGDSGIRYLFDSMWSGMEEIITDPTNSAAKRELVSRAEEFVKNIKDLYFRLEQLREDLDYEISQRVEQINSMVKRLADINAKVRLSVALKSTPNDLLDERDRILDELSTLADIYYTEDASGQITLRIGDQIVLTGSDINKLRALERPYGKGFKEIFVSNSKVDIHDGSIKAALDLRDKIIVKYMNRLDEFVLYLTDKFNLTHRDGFNKDGSVTGLDFFSQIEADNIENSVLFRIAGSKRVEGGPINYISGMSNRNNVNDITTKQFIDQGSIVFFDGSLNTTAISVNSGDTIQDFMNYVSSAGLWFNFETALHNGSTYLLRMTSSSNLKNTLALDFNGNMFNTMGFDTKDVNIFVINQSEFNVQDGTYKIKIDGVEANITINSGYTLNDLANDLNANFSSSIRAFIHNNKLLILPTKSKEFDINRLEIQDTDGLLTQANLHIETYKALNTEKETLDNILNRTDPFKITIGATEIEIDPTQLTLKDFVAKLNEAGTGILFDITPHNKVVIRGTRSMNFKIDKTIKGPEELFVKLGFIDADSDPTNDWNENYIFLNPFDEPKTLRERFSKADTLFVDKIITNEPFRFVEKFKVNSTVSSNPETIAVDYGIISDNTNWDAKVFNPTGQANTTIMEYLSSMRFEKILNDGRESFAEYLGGIVAEMGVEGETAMKMKNNTDIVMKDISNERERVKGVSLDEEMANMIKFQHAFNASARVMTAVDEMIGRVIDKLGVVGR; encoded by the coding sequence ATGCCAGATATTAGTCTATTTGGTGCGTTAAACACCGGACTTTTGGGTATTTATACAAGTAAACTTGCAATGAACGTTGTATCTCACAATATAGCAAATGCAAATACACCTGGTTTTTCAAGACAGGTGCCTATAATCCGTACAATGCCTCCTATACCAGCAACAACGCTGACACAACCTTCTGTTCCACTACAAATTGGAACTGGCTCAAAGGTAAAAGATATAAAAAGAATAAGAGATCAGTTTTTAGACATCCAATACAGGCAAGTTAACAATAAATACAACTATTGGGATTCGATTACTTCAAATCTTCATTTTATAGAACAACTTTTGGCGGAACCTGGAGACTCAGGAATTAGATATTTATTTGATTCCATGTGGTCAGGTATGGAAGAAATTATTACAGATCCAACCAATAGTGCTGCAAAAAGGGAATTAGTAAGTAGAGCAGAAGAGTTTGTGAAAAATATAAAAGATTTGTATTTCAGACTTGAACAGCTTAGGGAAGACCTTGATTATGAAATATCGCAAAGGGTTGAACAGATAAATTCCATGGTGAAAAGACTTGCTGATATAAATGCAAAAGTAAGACTGTCGGTTGCGTTAAAATCTACACCTAACGACTTGCTAGATGAGAGAGATAGAATTTTAGATGAGTTATCCACACTTGCAGATATTTATTACACAGAAGATGCATCAGGTCAAATTACGCTTAGAATAGGAGATCAAATTGTACTTACCGGTAGTGACATCAATAAACTTAGAGCACTAGAAAGACCTTATGGAAAAGGCTTTAAAGAAATTTTTGTAAGCAATTCAAAAGTTGACATACACGATGGTAGTATTAAAGCTGCATTGGATTTAAGAGACAAGATAATAGTAAAATACATGAATAGATTGGACGAGTTTGTTCTCTATCTAACCGATAAATTCAATTTAACACACAGAGATGGGTTCAACAAAGACGGTAGCGTAACAGGTTTGGATTTTTTCTCACAAATTGAGGCGGATAATATTGAAAACTCTGTATTGTTTAGAATAGCGGGAAGTAAAAGAGTTGAAGGTGGGCCAATAAACTATATCTCCGGCATGTCAAATAGAAACAATGTTAACGATATAACCACTAAACAATTTATCGATCAAGGGTCTATAGTTTTCTTTGATGGCTCCTTAAACACAACCGCCATTTCTGTTAATTCCGGTGATACCATACAAGATTTTATGAATTATGTTTCATCTGCAGGACTTTGGTTTAACTTCGAAACAGCTTTACATAATGGTTCAACCTATTTACTTCGCATGACAAGCTCTTCAAATCTAAAGAACACATTAGCACTTGATTTTAATGGAAATATGTTTAATACAATGGGCTTTGATACTAAAGATGTAAACATATTCGTAATAAACCAATCTGAATTTAATGTTCAAGATGGAACATACAAGATAAAAATAGACGGTGTTGAAGCAAACATAACAATAAATTCTGGATACACTTTAAACGACCTGGCAAATGACTTAAATGCAAATTTCTCCTCAAGTATTAGGGCTTTTATCCATAATAACAAATTGTTGATTTTACCTACAAAATCAAAAGAATTTGACATAAACAGATTGGAAATTCAAGACACTGATGGTTTACTCACACAAGCAAATTTGCATATTGAAACATACAAGGCCTTGAATACGGAAAAAGAAACTTTGGATAACATACTTAACAGGACTGATCCATTTAAAATAACAATTGGTGCTACGGAAATTGAAATAGATCCCACACAACTTACTTTAAAAGATTTTGTAGCTAAACTAAACGAAGCTGGAACTGGAATTTTATTTGATATAACCCCACACAACAAAGTTGTAATTAGAGGTACAAGATCCATGAACTTTAAAATTGACAAAACTATAAAGGGACCTGAAGAATTATTTGTGAAGCTTGGATTTATCGATGCAGACAGTGATCCAACAAATGACTGGAATGAAAATTACATCTTCCTAAATCCATTTGACGAACCTAAAACATTAAGAGAAAGATTTTCAAAAGCAGATACACTTTTTGTGGATAAAATAATAACAAACGAACCCTTTAGATTTGTTGAAAAATTCAAAGTAAATTCCACAGTTTCTTCAAATCCGGAAACAATAGCAGTAGATTACGGAATTATAAGTGATAATACAAATTGGGATGCAAAGGTATTTAACCCAACAGGACAGGCAAATACAACAATCATGGAATATCTATCTTCAATGAGATTTGAAAAAATTTTAAATGACGGTAGAGAAAGTTTTGCAGAATACCTTGGTGGAATAGTTGCGGAAATGGGTGTTGAAGGAGAAACGGCAATGAAAATGAAAAATAATACAGATATAGTAATGAAGGATATAAGTAATGAACGAGAAAGAGTTAAGGGTGTTTCTCTGGATGAAGAAATGGCTAATATGATTAAATTTCAACATGCTTTTAACGCATCAGCACGTGTAATGACAGCAGTAGATGAAATGATAGGAAGGGTAATAGACAAATTAGGTGTAGTTGGAAGATAG
- the flgL gene encoding flagellar hook-associated protein FlgL, with product MRITNGMINERTLFNIQHSLYRISKLHDKLSSGKEISYPSDDAVIATRASNISSRIRELKQFKRNVDHTQNFVNIYDSTIQELTNVYHRIKELIVRGANGVNDVAERESIAQELEKLKEHMEDIANTQLGGEYIFGGARSDLKPVENGKIQTPPEADIKRKINVLGFKIEYGVTVYDVFKLENGKDAFTVVDDAIKALREGNSLKLSNITLKEVNQLETSTMEVFAQIGANSRTLELVNSRITDIDTFMTEYLSKEQDADLTKVLTDLSMQQSVLQAALKSAAQVLQKTLVDFVQ from the coding sequence ATGAGAATAACTAATGGAATGATAAATGAAAGAACTCTATTTAACATACAACACAGTCTGTATAGGATAAGTAAATTACACGACAAACTTTCTTCAGGAAAAGAAATCTCATACCCAAGCGATGATGCAGTGATTGCAACACGTGCATCTAACATCTCAAGTAGAATTAGAGAACTAAAACAATTCAAAAGAAATGTAGACCACACTCAAAATTTTGTAAATATATATGATTCAACTATACAAGAACTAACGAATGTTTATCACAGAATAAAGGAATTAATCGTAAGAGGAGCAAATGGAGTAAATGACGTTGCAGAACGGGAATCTATTGCACAAGAACTTGAAAAACTAAAAGAACACATGGAAGATATAGCAAATACACAATTAGGTGGAGAATATATTTTTGGAGGTGCAAGATCCGATTTAAAGCCCGTTGAAAACGGTAAAATTCAAACCCCACCTGAGGCTGATATAAAAAGAAAAATAAATGTACTAGGATTTAAAATAGAATATGGTGTTACAGTATACGATGTATTTAAATTGGAAAATGGCAAAGATGCATTTACAGTTGTGGATGATGCAATTAAAGCATTAAGAGAAGGAAACTCTTTAAAACTTTCAAACATTACACTAAAAGAAGTAAATCAACTTGAAACATCAACAATGGAGGTTTTTGCACAAATTGGTGCTAATTCAAGAACTTTAGAACTTGTAAATTCTAGGATAACCGACATAGATACATTTATGACAGAATATCTTTCAAAAGAACAAGATGCAGATTTAACAAAGGTATTAACTGATCTTTCCATGCAACAATCTGTCCTACAAGCTGCGTTAAAATCCGCAGCTCAAGTACTACAAAAAACGTTGGTTGATTTTGTACAATGA
- a CDS encoding tRNA1(Val) (adenine(37)-N6)-methyltransferase encodes MIKLPPFDKNLGKDIKTIDIDGHKPTHASVLLLWYSKPTKDIKKACELGTGTGFVSFGLEKYYSLEVVGVEVIKELYTNAKKAIELNNSKKVSFFNIDVREIKKQFVAENFDMVVFNPPFHFSSSSNKKIREISRKASNELLESFVKAASYLLRNKGTFVTIISPYILSVYFTILSKNKLNPQQMCIAYGKKGKLVLLRGKKNGGIHLEIDLPVFLY; translated from the coding sequence ATGATAAAGTTACCACCATTTGATAAAAATCTTGGTAAAGATATTAAAACTATTGACATAGATGGCCACAAACCGACACATGCATCGGTATTGCTTTTGTGGTATTCAAAACCAACAAAAGATATCAAAAAAGCTTGTGAGCTTGGGACTGGAACTGGTTTTGTATCTTTTGGACTTGAAAAATACTACTCCCTTGAAGTTGTCGGTGTAGAAGTCATAAAAGAATTGTACACAAACGCAAAAAAGGCTATTGAGTTGAATAATTCCAAAAAAGTTAGTTTTTTTAACATAGATGTCAGAGAAATTAAAAAGCAATTTGTTGCAGAAAACTTTGATATGGTTGTGTTTAACCCCCCATTTCACTTTTCTTCTTCCTCAAACAAAAAAATCAGAGAAATTTCTAGAAAGGCATCAAATGAGCTTCTTGAGTCATTTGTAAAAGCTGCTTCGTATCTTTTAAGAAACAAAGGTACTTTTGTAACTATTATTTCTCCATATATACTTTCCGTTTACTTTACCATTCTCTCAAAAAACAAATTAAATCCTCAACAAATGTGCATTGCATACGGAAAAAAGGGTAAACTCGTTCTTTTAAGGGGTAAAAAAAATGGGGGGATACACCTTGAAATTGATCTCCCCGTATTTTTATATTAA